GCAGGACGCCGGCGTCGTAGTGGTTCACCAGCGAGGTCTTGCCGTGCAGCAGCTCGGGCGCGTGGACGACGTCCCCGCCGAACACCTCACCGATGCACTGGTGACCCAGGCACACGCCGAACAGCGGGATCCGCTCCTCGGCGGCGAGCCGGACGACCGCGTTCGAGACGCCGGCCTCGCCGGGCGTACCGGGGCCGGGGCTCACCAGGATGCCGTCGGGCCGGTGCTCGTCGACGAGCGCCCGGGCGCCCGCGGCGTCCGGCGACACGGCGTCGTTGCGGACCACCACCGGGTCGGCGCCGAGCTGCGCGACGTACTGCACGAGGTTGAAGACGAAGCTGTCGTAGTTGTCGACGACCAGCACCTTCGTGCTCATGTGGACTCCCTCGTGCGCCGGCGCCGCGGTGGCGCGACCCCTTCACGATAGCCGCGGGGCCGGCGAGCGCGGCGGCTGCCACCGGCGTACCCGGCGCCACCTCGGAAAACGACGCGCCGCAGACGCGCTGTCCACCGGAACGGCCGATCCGGGCCGGAAGCGCGACGTTTCCGGGCGGCCGGCGCCGGGGCTACCTGACCGTGACGTCGTTGTACGGCAGGTGCGGCTCGATCCACGGGAAGACGACGAAGAACAGCAGCGCGACGACCGCCAGGACCAGCAGCGCCGCCTGCGCGACCTTGGCCGCCGTGCCGCCGGGCAGCCGTCGCCAGATCCACGCGTACATCAGCCCTCCTTCAGCGCCGGGACGTCGGCGGCCGACGGGTACTGGGCCTTGGTCAACGGCTCGCCGTCGAGGTGCGCGTGGATGATCATCCGCTGCGCGGCCGAGAACTTCGGGTGGCAGGTGGTGAGGGTCAGCAGCCGGAGCACGGGGGCGGCGGCGGAGTCGCCGGGCACCGGCGCGATCGCCTGGTAGTCCGAGGGCGTGGTGACCGTTCGGCCCGTGATCGCCCCGTACGCCGGATCGCGGAAGTCGCCGCTGGCCTTGTCCCCGATCACCCGGTAGACGTACCAGCTGGTCTGCGTCTCCACCACGATCGCATCGCCGGGGACCAGCTTGTCGACGTTGAGGAACGGCGAGCCCTTGCCGACCCGGTGCCCGGCCACCGCGAAGTTGCCCACCTCGCCCGGCCCGGCCGTGTCGACGTAGTGGCCCGGTCCCTTCTCGAGTGCGGAGGCCGTGGTGCCCTGTACCACCACCTGCGCGTAGTCCGGCCCGAACGCCGGGATACGCAGCACGGCGAGCGCGTCACCGATCGGGACGTCGGAGTAGGTGGTGTCCTGCGTGGGGGTGCCGACGGTGGGGTCCTGCGACGACCACCGGTCGTGCAGCTGCTGGCTGAGCTGGTCCTGCGTGCGGGCGGTGAAGATGTCGGTGATGAACGCCTGATAGACGATGAACAGCAGCACCACCACGCCGAGGGTGATCAGCGTCTGGCCGATGCCGCGCATCGCCGTGCGGCATGCCGTGTCGTTCGGGGGCCGCGTCGCGTCGTCGTCGTGCCCGCGCATCCGCTGCAGCGCTCCCTCGAGGATCGGTTTGGCGATAGCCCCGCCTCGCGCGCCGGCGCGGCGGGATTGCGCCAGCCAACCACATCCGAGGAAAACTCGCTGTGAGCGGCCCGAACGTTCCTCGTTCCCCCGCAGGGTCAGCGCCACATCAGCGCCGATGGAACCACTTCGGGAGCGGCCGTCCGCAGCAGGGCGTAACCGATACCCGAGAGTCCCATGAAGAAGCCCGGCATGTGCACCCGCTGGGGCAGCGACGAGTGCAAGGCGAACGAGCCCGTGGCCGACGCCCGCTGGACTACGGCCACGGCGCGGCGCGTCGCCTCATCGACCAGGCTGCGTTCCCCCAGGTACTGCCCCGCGGTCAGCAACAGCTCGGCTCGCCCGAGATTCCCACAGCACAGGTGGTCGGGTCCGTCGAGGTCGAGCCGCATCGTCGTCCGGACCGCCGCCACGAGGTCCTCGTTGGAAAGCTCCGCCCCGAGAGCCTTCAGGGTGCCAAGCCGGGCGAGCCCGATGCCCGGGGCACCGTGGCACCAGTTCGCCTTGTAGGACGGCTGGATGTCCTCGCGAAGATCTCTCCAGTTGGCGGCCTCGAGATCGAAGAGCGTGCTCTCGTAACGGACCGCACCGAGTGCCAAGGAACGGTAGACCGGCTGCTCGGTAACCTCGAAGAGCCGGGCCAGAGCGTAAGCGATGCCGGCGGCCCCGTGCGAGAAGCCGGTGAGCATCCGGCCACCCAGCGTCGCCCAGGCAACACCTTCCGACGGCCCACGGCGGGCGGTC
This region of Cumulibacter manganitolerans genomic DNA includes:
- a CDS encoding anthranilate synthase component II; amino-acid sequence: MSTKVLVVDNYDSFVFNLVQYVAQLGADPVVVRNDAVSPDAAGARALVDEHRPDGILVSPGPGTPGEAGVSNAVVRLAAEERIPLFGVCLGHQCIGEVFGGDVVHAPELLHGKTSLVNHYDAGVLRGMPRPFTATRYHSLVVDAATFPAELEATGHTDSGLIMALRHRELPIDGVQFHPESVLTQQGYRIVANWLDSIGCAAALERCGDLDAMLDSVRAEAHFSLV
- a CDS encoding class E sortase, translated to MRGHDDDATRPPNDTACRTAMRGIGQTLITLGVVVLLFIVYQAFITDIFTARTQDQLSQQLHDRWSSQDPTVGTPTQDTTYSDVPIGDALAVLRIPAFGPDYAQVVVQGTTASALEKGPGHYVDTAGPGEVGNFAVAGHRVGKGSPFLNVDKLVPGDAIVVETQTSWYVYRVIGDKASGDFRDPAYGAITGRTVTTPSDYQAIAPVPGDSAAAPVLRLLTLTTCHPKFSAAQRMIIHAHLDGEPLTKAQYPSAADVPALKEG